From Chryseobacterium sp. IHB B 17019, one genomic window encodes:
- a CDS encoding N-acetylmuramoyl-L-alanine amidase family protein: MHKVNFRIILSFLFILLSNFIFSQKKLTIVLDAGHGGSDHGANRTYSDIGRVAEKDVTLAITLKVGAMLERNKDFKVIYTRKIDEYPSLSDRTNLANRSKADLFVSIHCNSSVRPTAYGTETYVQGPDQNDTNLEVAKRENDVIFLDEKDKQTFGAYDPSSPESLIALKLQQSKYLESSLLLGGLVEDNFVNKDKRFSRGVFQKNLHVLRMNAMPSVLIETGFINHPEESHYLASDRGQTEIAESIYNAIIDYKKAVDRKSGGSSVTIKKPEPDRLAEVALKNDFRILLLSSPTKYNDGDPALKGLNYILPIKENGQYKYYYGVTNLASVRDINIKTAKDAGFRNAYAVGFMPNQKLNTGYYTLELYAGDKLNGNSFILQTLKDVERTKENGVFYYTYGKVYTLEDAVKLQKDIEAKGIKNSVIQKVFK; encoded by the coding sequence ATGCACAAAGTAAATTTTAGAATAATTTTATCATTTCTCTTCATACTCCTTAGCAACTTTATTTTTTCGCAAAAGAAATTAACCATCGTTTTAGACGCTGGACACGGGGGAAGTGATCATGGAGCTAACAGGACTTATTCTGATATCGGGAGGGTTGCCGAAAAGGATGTTACGCTTGCTATCACACTAAAAGTAGGAGCCATGCTCGAAAGAAATAAAGATTTTAAGGTAATCTATACCAGAAAAATCGACGAGTACCCTTCTCTTTCGGACAGAACAAATCTTGCCAACAGAAGTAAAGCAGACCTTTTCGTGTCCATCCACTGTAATTCTTCCGTAAGACCAACTGCCTACGGAACAGAAACTTATGTACAGGGGCCGGACCAGAATGATACCAACCTGGAAGTGGCAAAAAGAGAAAATGACGTGATCTTCCTCGATGAAAAAGATAAGCAGACCTTTGGTGCCTATGACCCAAGCTCTCCAGAATCTTTGATCGCTCTAAAACTCCAGCAAAGTAAATATCTTGAATCAAGTCTTCTTCTGGGCGGATTGGTTGAAGATAATTTTGTAAATAAAGACAAAAGGTTTTCAAGGGGAGTTTTTCAGAAAAACCTGCACGTTCTCCGTATGAATGCGATGCCTTCCGTACTTATCGAAACCGGATTTATCAATCATCCTGAAGAAAGTCATTACCTGGCTTCAGACAGAGGACAGACCGAAATTGCAGAAAGTATCTATAATGCGATCATCGATTATAAAAAAGCGGTCGACAGGAAATCCGGAGGCTCATCCGTGACAATAAAAAAACCTGAACCGGATAGATTAGCTGAAGTAGCACTGAAAAACGATTTCAGAATTTTATTATTAAGTTCGCCTACAAAATACAATGACGGCGACCCTGCCTTAAAAGGATTAAATTATATTCTTCCTATTAAAGAAAACGGGCAATACAAATATTATTATGGAGTGACAAACCTCGCCTCTGTAAGAGATATCAACATAAAAACCGCTAAAGACGCAGGGTTCAGGAATGCTTATGCTGTAGGGTTTATGCCTAATCAAAAGCTTAATACAGGCTATTATACTCTTGAACTTTACGCCGGAGACAAACTGAATGGAAACTCATTCATCCTTCAGACCCTGAAAGATGTAGAAAGGACCAAAGAAAACGGAGTATTTTATTATACCTACGGAAAAGTCTACACTTTGGAGGATGCCGTAAAGCTTCAAAAAGATATTGAAGCTAAGGGAATTAAGAATTCTGTGATTCAAAAAGTGTTTAAATAG
- a CDS encoding RPB7/RPC8 family DNA-directed RNA polymerase subunit: MRKLILLAAFGVAGLVNAKSIVKSELQEEKETKVFQACGVVVTYYNANGQYEGTGYFSSEQPSLESCMAWQNAKIRSLRLQGYSVSLNANVN; the protein is encoded by the coding sequence ATGAGAAAATTAATTTTATTAGCAGCATTTGGAGTTGCTGGATTAGTTAATGCAAAGAGTATTGTGAAAAGTGAACTTCAAGAAGAAAAAGAAACAAAAGTATTTCAGGCTTGTGGTGTAGTAGTCACATACTATAATGCTAATGGACAATATGAGGGAACGGGATATTTCAGTTCAGAGCAACCAAGCTTAGAATCCTGTATGGCGTGGCAAAACGCAAAAATCCGATCATTAAGATTACAAGGTTATAGCGTTAGTTTAAATGCTAATGTAAACTAA
- a CDS encoding response regulator transcription factor, giving the protein MFNTEVCLSTFIYIIVFVLLIIVASVQLISVWKRRDRDYYLRALELLVSGLIYNCVEGLLPDKEIGINIISQNIFAWVIGVSVAFHYFIYIKNEYDLFFFKSFTLSTLGMFALLTLILLFILPYTITGSLKTSRSYFLSFFLALLILAIIIVIKQQFKKIKTRKSTSFKFHDCCGIISFLCLMSLPATILLFGDNQLIEQTFFSLGFFVISVDYFIYPYRKKELKQNIPFEKLSVRETEILKLLLENPNLKYAEISNTLNISEKTLSSHLSNIYKKIDIKSKKEIQEMSKAYRNALSN; this is encoded by the coding sequence ATGTTTAATACGGAAGTATGCTTAAGTACATTTATCTATATAATAGTATTTGTACTGTTAATCATTGTTGCTTCCGTACAACTTATTTCTGTTTGGAAGAGAAGAGATAGAGATTACTATCTGAGAGCTCTAGAATTACTTGTTTCAGGTCTTATTTATAACTGTGTGGAAGGTTTACTTCCAGATAAGGAAATCGGAATTAATATTATTTCTCAAAACATTTTTGCTTGGGTTATAGGAGTAAGTGTAGCTTTTCATTATTTCATTTACATAAAAAATGAATATGACCTATTTTTCTTCAAAAGTTTTACCTTAAGCACATTAGGAATGTTTGCATTATTAACTTTAATACTGTTGTTTATACTACCTTATACTATTACAGGTTCTTTGAAAACTTCAAGAAGTTATTTTTTGAGTTTCTTTTTAGCATTATTAATATTAGCAATCATTATTGTTATAAAACAGCAATTCAAGAAAATAAAAACACGTAAAAGTACTTCATTTAAGTTTCATGACTGCTGTGGAATTATAAGCTTCTTATGTTTAATGTCATTACCGGCAACAATACTTTTATTTGGAGACAATCAATTGATAGAACAGACATTTTTCAGCTTAGGTTTCTTTGTAATATCTGTTGATTACTTTATTTATCCTTATCGTAAAAAGGAGCTTAAACAGAACATCCCTTTTGAAAAACTTTCAGTGAGAGAAACAGAAATCTTGAAATTGCTTTTAGAAAATCCAAACCTAAAATATGCGGAGATTAGCAACACATTAAATATTTCTGAGAAAACATTATCATCCCACTTATCTAATATTTACAAAAAAATTGATATAAAAAGTAAAAAAGAAATACAGGAAATGAGTAAGGCATATAGAAATGCGCTTTCAAATTAA
- a CDS encoding RidA family protein, whose amino-acid sequence MKKVINTVNAPAAIGPYSQANMANGVLYISGQIPVDPATGKLVEGIEKETHQVMKNLEAILTEAGMTFKNVVKASIFLKNMDDFAVMNDIYASYLDAESYPARETVQVSCLPKNVDIEISMIAHQD is encoded by the coding sequence ATGAAAAAAGTAATCAACACTGTTAATGCTCCTGCAGCTATCGGGCCTTATTCACAAGCAAACATGGCAAATGGTGTTCTATACATCTCAGGACAGATCCCTGTAGATCCTGCAACCGGGAAATTGGTAGAAGGTATTGAAAAAGAAACACATCAGGTAATGAAAAACCTTGAAGCTATTCTTACTGAAGCAGGAATGACTTTTAAAAATGTTGTAAAAGCTTCGATCTTCCTTAAAAATATGGATGATTTTGCTGTAATGAATGATATTTATGCCTCTTATTTGGATGCAGAAAGCTATCCGGCTCGTGAGACTGTACAGGTTTCTTGCCTGCCGAAGAATGTTGATATCGAAATTTCTATGATCGCACATCAGGATTAA
- a CDS encoding putative LPS assembly protein LptD: MVKTVSKNILQILIILIFNNFLAQETPEKLPKNAVNDTISKNDTIVLKKESLEDVLQTKADYNRRDFQKKMIYLNKNAQVKYQDIQIDADYISIDEEKNLMFARGKQDSLGKFIEPAVITQAGKKYETDQFQYNTKTKQAIAFNARTEENEGVIVANKTKKYNDSVFAMRRADYTTDDYFIKKKDTASDYFLRASHIKLVKTKNKSSIISGPIQMYIEQVPTPLIMPFAILPFSDKRSAGILIPSFGERQDVGFFLNGLGYYQPIGEHFDLKILSDIYTKGSWNLRPEMNYVKKYRYSGNFSADIGTMVRGIKGLDDYSRTGTYRIAWRHTQDTKSNPFLTFSASVDIVSTKFYNNTLNNNYILNQNVLNTQQNSTVTVTKRFLKLPVTITGTASYSQNFATGLADLRLPQMNIAINQFYLFKSKTGVRQGLLENLTVNTGINLTNYVQTEEGELFKAAMWDKMQTGLKNNIALGTNTTVAKYFTFSLGANIDNALTTKSVNKFYDPVNNKVVTETDKGVTGYSTFSTTASIQTTLYGMLNFKKGSAIEAIRHMMTPSIGFTYSPDFGGSGFGYFRNYYDANGALTPYSIFEGGIIGSPSSGMVGALGFNIGNNIEMKVKSKSDSTGVKKIKIFESLNLSGSYNFAAKDHPWSIITLNGQSSFFNNKLSVNTSLSLDPYKIIYLPGQETGIRTEEFGHFSVQGFNVQLSYPLSSELFGEKTDYAKKYKSKGEVRNENYYFDDDNYAHFDQAWTLNVNANYAYTRSMASRTPTKLASIGLDGSLKLTPFWNINGSTHYDLVTKELAYTRIGFARDQRSFTINFNWVPFGQYKVYDFFIGIKANILSDALKYKDRSFTQPNAPF; this comes from the coding sequence TTGGTCAAAACCGTCTCCAAAAATATATTACAAATTTTAATTATCCTAATTTTTAACAATTTTTTAGCACAGGAAACGCCTGAAAAATTGCCTAAAAATGCGGTTAACGATACTATTTCCAAGAATGATACCATTGTCTTAAAAAAAGAATCTCTGGAAGATGTTCTTCAGACAAAGGCTGATTACAACCGCAGAGATTTTCAAAAAAAGATGATATATCTCAACAAAAATGCGCAGGTAAAGTACCAGGATATACAGATTGATGCAGATTACATCTCTATTGATGAAGAAAAAAATCTGATGTTTGCACGAGGGAAACAAGACTCTCTTGGGAAGTTTATAGAGCCTGCAGTGATTACCCAGGCCGGGAAAAAATATGAGACAGATCAGTTTCAGTATAACACCAAAACGAAACAGGCCATTGCTTTTAATGCCAGAACGGAGGAGAATGAAGGGGTAATTGTTGCCAATAAAACAAAAAAGTACAACGATTCGGTTTTCGCAATGCGACGGGCAGATTATACTACCGATGATTATTTCATTAAGAAAAAAGATACCGCTTCTGATTACTTTTTGAGAGCTTCGCATATTAAATTAGTTAAAACAAAAAATAAATCATCCATTATTTCCGGGCCAATCCAGATGTATATTGAGCAGGTTCCGACACCGTTAATCATGCCTTTTGCCATCTTACCTTTTTCAGATAAAAGATCCGCGGGTATTCTGATCCCGAGTTTCGGGGAAAGGCAGGATGTGGGTTTCTTCCTGAATGGGTTGGGGTATTATCAGCCGATCGGGGAGCATTTTGACCTTAAAATTCTTTCAGATATTTACACCAAAGGAAGCTGGAACTTGAGGCCGGAAATGAATTATGTGAAAAAATACCGCTATTCCGGGAATTTCTCCGCAGATATCGGGACAATGGTACGGGGAATCAAAGGTTTGGACGATTACAGCAGGACCGGGACTTACAGGATTGCCTGGAGACATACTCAGGATACGAAATCAAACCCATTTCTTACATTTTCTGCTTCAGTCGATATTGTAAGCACGAAATTTTATAACAATACGCTGAACAACAATTATATTTTAAATCAAAATGTATTAAATACTCAACAAAACTCAACAGTAACTGTTACCAAAAGGTTTTTAAAACTACCGGTAACGATTACCGGAACGGCTTCTTACTCGCAGAATTTTGCTACTGGATTGGCTGATCTTCGTTTGCCACAGATGAATATTGCCATCAATCAGTTTTATTTATTTAAATCTAAAACAGGGGTAAGACAAGGCTTATTGGAAAACTTAACGGTAAATACAGGAATTAATTTAACCAATTACGTTCAGACTGAAGAAGGTGAGCTTTTCAAAGCAGCAATGTGGGACAAAATGCAGACCGGACTGAAAAATAATATTGCTTTAGGAACCAATACAACGGTTGCCAAATATTTTACATTCAGTTTGGGAGCGAATATTGATAATGCTTTAACAACAAAAAGCGTTAACAAATTTTATGATCCTGTCAACAATAAAGTGGTAACGGAAACTGATAAAGGTGTTACTGGATATTCTACTTTTTCGACTACGGCAAGTATCCAAACAACGCTGTACGGAATGCTGAATTTCAAAAAAGGATCAGCAATTGAAGCGATCAGACACATGATGACGCCAAGTATCGGGTTTACTTATTCTCCTGATTTCGGAGGTTCAGGTTTCGGATATTTCAGGAATTATTATGATGCGAATGGAGCTTTGACACCGTATTCAATTTTTGAAGGAGGAATTATCGGAAGCCCGTCAAGCGGAATGGTAGGAGCGTTAGGTTTCAATATCGGGAATAATATTGAAATGAAGGTAAAATCTAAAAGTGACTCTACAGGTGTGAAAAAAATTAAAATTTTTGAATCTTTAAACCTATCAGGAAGCTATAATTTTGCCGCAAAAGATCATCCATGGTCGATTATTACCCTGAACGGACAATCTTCTTTCTTTAACAATAAATTAAGTGTTAATACAAGCTTATCTTTGGATCCGTACAAAATTATTTACCTTCCAGGACAGGAAACCGGAATCAGAACGGAAGAATTCGGGCATTTCAGTGTACAGGGATTCAATGTTCAGCTATCTTATCCTTTGAGCAGCGAATTGTTTGGAGAGAAAACGGATTATGCTAAAAAATATAAGTCAAAAGGAGAGGTAAGGAATGAAAATTATTATTTTGACGATGATAATTATGCCCATTTCGATCAGGCATGGACTTTAAATGTGAATGCCAACTATGCCTACACAAGAAGCATGGCTTCAAGAACGCCCACGAAACTGGCTTCAATAGGTCTGGATGGAAGCTTAAAGCTTACTCCGTTCTGGAATATCAACGGAAGTACCCATTATGATTTGGTGACGAAAGAACTGGCTTATACAAGAATTGGTTTTGCGAGAGATCAGCGAAGTTTTACTATTAATTTCAACTGGGTTCCTTTCGGACAGTATAAAGTGTATGACTTTTTTATCGGGATCAAAGCCAATATCTTAAGTGATGCTCTGAAATATAAAGACAGAAGTTTTACACAACCGAATGCACCTTTCTAA
- the rpsT gene encoding 30S ribosomal protein S20, which produces MANHKSALKRIRQNEARKLRNRYYHKTARTALKVLRNEEDKAAAAEQLPKVISLLDRLAKKNIIHKNKAANLKSKLTKHVNRLA; this is translated from the coding sequence ATGGCAAATCATAAATCAGCATTAAAAAGAATAAGACAAAACGAAGCTAGAAAACTTCGTAACAGATACTACCACAAGACTGCAAGAACAGCATTGAAGGTATTAAGAAATGAAGAAGATAAGGCTGCAGCTGCGGAGCAATTGCCAAAAGTTATCTCTTTGTTGGATAGATTAGCTAAGAAAAATATCATCCACAAAAACAAAGCGGCTAATTTAAAAAGCAAATTAACTAAGCACGTTAACAGACTAGCTTAA
- a CDS encoding DUF4145 domain-containing protein has protein sequence MSMTLEVFVNQINDFDSLSASQKIDYFVYFHTSIMGNEGCSPKEIENYFDQLKTSKYSNIPQYLKNNSKKVRGKLTKFVLQKGLYHLERTKKIGIDELMNVPKLIVPTNSYFPLELFDNTRDYLKTIAKQAASCYDQGLYDACSVMTRKLLEVLIIESFERFKISSKIKNGSSGHFYFLSDLIDHFRAETIWNISRNAKDSLTSLKKMGDMSAHNRRYSAKKPDVDKLKDDLRIVLEELVHLIDYPNWKK, from the coding sequence ATTATTTTGTTTATTTTCATACATCTATCATGGGAAATGAAGGATGTTCACCTAAGGAAATAGAAAATTATTTCGATCAATTAAAAACATCTAAATATTCTAATATTCCGCAGTATTTGAAAAATAATTCAAAAAAAGTTAGAGGAAAACTTACGAAATTTGTTCTCCAAAAGGGCTTATATCATTTGGAAAGAACGAAAAAGATTGGGATAGATGAATTGATGAATGTTCCAAAGCTTATTGTTCCAACAAATAGTTATTTTCCTCTGGAATTGTTTGATAATACAAGAGATTACTTAAAAACAATTGCTAAACAAGCTGCTTCTTGTTATGATCAAGGGTTGTATGATGCTTGTTCAGTAATGACAAGAAAACTTCTAGAAGTTTTGATCATTGAGTCATTTGAAAGGTTTAAAATTTCTTCCAAAATAAAAAATGGAAGCAGTGGGCATTTTTATTTTTTAAGTGATCTAATTGATCATTTTAGAGCTGAAACTATATGGAATATTAGCAGAAATGCAAAAGACAGCCTTACGAGTTTAAAAAAGATGGGAGATATGAGTGCGCACAATAGAAGATATAGTGCAAAAAAACCAGATGTGGATAAACTAAAGGATGACTTACGGATTGTTCTTGAAGAGCTAGTTCATTTGATTGATTATCCAAATTGGAAAAAATGA
- a CDS encoding GLPGLI family protein — protein sequence MQKTFLLFGLIINSLLFSQKIHIKYLFVRSPIATLSEDLYIDGNKVISIQDSIIHFNNVQSEGSINDIIPGGKKVKAFYFISNSTNSNDRDFFFTSDVESYDNYFVHDKITKPLWKIDNSSTKKIAGYNCIKATTNFRGSNVVAYYAKDLPYSVGPFKFFGLPGVILDVRVEGKSFDLWKAEKVETNYTKNINFNPDFKGFTKVEIKRFIELKDLKRRKFQAQVQKETLPGEKVDFPKERFGVESVFEWEK from the coding sequence ATGCAAAAAACTTTTTTACTATTCGGCCTAATAATCAATTCATTATTATTTTCACAAAAAATTCATATCAAATACTTATTTGTACGTTCTCCAATAGCTACATTATCTGAAGACTTATATATTGATGGAAATAAAGTAATTTCTATCCAAGATTCTATAATTCATTTTAATAATGTTCAAAGTGAAGGCAGTATTAACGATATTATTCCGGGAGGAAAAAAAGTAAAAGCATTCTATTTTATTTCTAATAGTACAAATTCAAATGACAGAGATTTCTTTTTTACTTCAGATGTTGAATCCTATGATAATTATTTTGTACATGATAAAATAACCAAACCATTATGGAAAATTGATAATTCTTCGACGAAAAAAATAGCAGGATACAATTGTATAAAAGCGACAACAAATTTTAGAGGCTCTAATGTTGTTGCATATTATGCTAAAGATTTACCGTATTCCGTAGGTCCTTTCAAATTTTTTGGATTACCTGGAGTAATTTTAGATGTAAGAGTAGAAGGTAAAAGTTTCGATCTCTGGAAAGCAGAAAAAGTGGAGACAAACTATACTAAAAATATAAATTTTAATCCCGATTTCAAAGGTTTCACTAAAGTTGAAATAAAAAGATTTATTGAATTAAAAGATCTTAAACGAAGGAAATTTCAAGCACAAGTTCAAAAAGAAACATTGCCGGGAGAAAAAGTTGATTTCCCAAAAGAAAGATTTGGAGTAGAATCCGTTTTTGAATGGGAGAAATAA